The genomic window GAGCGATTTATTGAGCTCACATCTGCCACGGGGCCTTCATTTAAAGAACGGAGTATCGGGTTTGGTCGGTGCAGAACTTAAACGCGAGCAGAGCAAACGCTTGTGGAGCGCAGGTGATCCGTTCGCTCCTCTCGTTACATGATTAAAATGCCCGGAGCACAGCGTGACCCAATTTGTGTCTTGTAAAGGTTGGTTGCCTTTGTTGTTTGTCGActtgtgcgcacacacacacacacacacacacacaccatttttaCATTCTTGTATGTGGTGGAAAggtctgtttgttttcatctattCATTCTTATTCTGGCCTGTTTGTCTAAATATCATCACCCATATCATCACCATAAAAATATAACGCAGATGCTTCCTTGAATTTCCTGAGAACTAAATGATGCCAGAACCGAAGCTTTTACCCGCTGGAGAGGAACATCCGTGGCTTAAAGTGGCAATTTGTAAAGAAACAGACATTTAATTTTTGCACAATGGTGTAACGGTAAATAAAGATGTTCTCTTTTTGATTCAAACAGAAGTAATTTCAAAACCAATATTGTCTTTGGTTCCTTTCCCGCTTGTTTTAGCACACTTCCTGAtcgtttaaaaaacaaacaaaaaaaatgtcaccagTGCAACTCtgttatcttttcttttctgtttcaaAAGTCACTTTGACAAGAGACTCCTCGGCTTTATCTTCACGCAAGAGACTCCTCGGCTTTATCTtcacgttttcttcttcttctattgtcGTAGTTAAATCCGGACGTGAATGTCTTCCAACGAAAGTTTGTCAACGAAGTACGACGATGTGAGGAGATGGATCGCAAACTGAGTGAGTGTTCTTCCACTCGGGTTATTAGCAGGACCGGCCGGATGTTCACCTGCACCGGTTTCCCCTGCACCGGTTTCACCTGCACCGGTTTCACCTGCACCTGTTTCCCCTGCACCGGTTTAACCTGCACCTGTTTCCGCTGGTCCCCACAGGATTTGTGGAAAAAGAAATAAGGAAGGCCGACATTCCGGTAGTTGACACGGGAGAGAATCCCGAAGTTCCCTTTCCGAGAGACATGATTGATCTGGAGGTGACTGCGCTTCCCTCTTTAAAGATGAGCCCTTCGTCGTgtgctcgtcttcctctgaaACGACGCCCCTCTGCTGAATCCGCCGTGTTTTTTTCTCCAGGCCACgtttgagaagctggagaacgAGCTGAAGGAAATAAACACCAACCAAGAAGCCTTGAAGAAGAACTTCCTGGAGCTGACCGAGCTGAAACACATCCTCCGGCGCACGCAGCAGTTTTTCGACGAGGTCAGCTCGAGTGTGAATGCAGCTCTTGCAAAGCGATTCCGACCCGAACCGGACCCGGTCTTAACATTGAGCTACCGTCACCGTGTTAACGGGCCTAGCTCCGCCCCTTTGACCAGAACCCTTTTTAACGCCCGGCCGTTTACGGTTCACCTTCGTGTTCTGCCGTTCCTGTTGGAACCCTAACGAGACCGTGCGCAGATTTAATTCATTCACTCGCCAGAACAAAGCCTTGCTCGACGACCTTTGACCCGAATCCGCTCCACTTCATTGCCTTCACAAGCAAAAGTCCTCTTTTACGAGTTGATGTCGGTGTTAAGGTAAATGATTGAGCCGAACCCGAAGCTGTTTAGccaggggggtggggtggggtagggtggggggggggggggggggtgtaggggGGTGCAGTTACCACAGGGAACGTTTTCCTCTgaagctaacgagctaactgGCTTTCGTGCAGATGGAGGATCCCAGCTTGCTGGAGGAGTCGTCCGTTCTCGTGGACCCCTTGGATCTGACCCGAGGGCCTCCTCTCCGGCTCGGGTGAGGCCGGGTTCTAGTTTCAATCTGCTGGTCTACGATGCTTTCAGCATCCTCCCTTTCACTTTAAGGAGTTCTAGCAGAGGTTGCTAAACGTTAACGGTTATGGAAGCTGAATTTACTGCTCAAGCAGAAATTGCAACTCAGAGTTTATGTCCGTGTTTTACGGTCCGGGCTACGAGAAGCTTTACTGAGGAGGTAACTTTCAGCGGTTTTAGGGTGACAACCTCCGACCAATCATTAACCTACAGAATCCCTGACAGTGACTTTTCCCCTTCCAGGTTCGTAGCTGGAGTCATTGGCCGGGAAAGAATTCCCACATTTGAGAGGATGCTGTGGAGAGTCTGCCGAGGAAACGTGTTCCTCAGGCAGGCGGACATCGAAGACCCTCTGGAGGACCCGACTACGGTCAGTACCGTCTGATAAGCTCGAGCAGCGCGGGCTCATCTAGCGCCTCCTGGGGTTCTAACCGTGCGACGCTTCCACAGGGCGACCACGTCCACAAGtctgtcttcatcatcttcttccaAGGAGATCAGCTGAAGAACAGAGTGAAGAAGATCTGTGAGGGGTAAGAGGACCGGCCAGCGTCGACGTtgatccagatcctgatcctgatcctgatcctgatccgcGTTTCCTCCCCTTGTCTTTAGATTCAGGGCCACTTTGTACCCGTGTCCAGAGACTCcccaggagaggaaagagatgCTGGCAGGAGTGAACGCACGCATCGAGGACCTGCAAATGGTAAAGGATGATGCGACCACAGATAATCCTCAGGGAGCGCCCTGGACGAGGAAGCGTGTCCAGATATTCGGATGTCGTACGACCTCCTTAACGGGGCCGAGGTTTAAATACACTTCTGGTTTGACTTTTCTATTTCCAGTGCTGTGTTTCTGATTGTAGTACACACAATGAATTGATTTAGATATATTTAGAAGCTAAATGTTCTAATCCATTAGATTTATATTCTGTTTAGGACAGGCTCAAACAGAATGTCAGGAATTGGGTTTGGCCCCCGCTGTGGACATTTGTCTCTTCCCTCCGGGCCTTTTGAAGATAAGCTTCCAACAGCTGTCGGGACGCAGCCGAAAGTTATTCACTCTTTCctttttattcatcatttctTTAAGTTAAACTCCGCTCGGCTAAAATGTGAATGAGATTAAGATCGATTCCATTCTGACCGTCCCGTCTGCTCGTCTCCTCCCGAAGGTGCTGAACCAGACCGAGGATCACAGGCAGCGGGTCCTGCAGGCGGCGTCCAAGACGGTGAGGGTGTGGTTCATcaaggtgaggaagatgaaggccaTCTACCACACCCTCAACCTGTGCAACATCGACGTCACCCAGAAGTGTCTGATCGCCGAGGTTTGGGGTCCCATCTCCGACCTGGACTCCATCCAGTTCGCTCTTCGTAGGGGGACGGTGAGTAAGAGACTCGTTTAAGTTTCCTGTGCGGTTGCCAAGGAAACCGCCTTACATGTACGCAGCACTTGCAGTAAGGTGCTGAATGTAGCAGGACCAGTTTGAAGTTTGTTTGTTCTAACGGGGCGTTCCCTCGGCACCGACCGGTCGTACAAAAACATGCAGGCGCTAATTAAAAATACGCAAGAAAACAATTCCGGCTGCAGAACCGGGCCCGTAGTTGGCCCGCGTTGGGGGGCGGAGCTAAGCAGATCTCTGACCTCTTCATTGACCTTTCCACTCGTAAGTCGGTGACGGGAAACCcaagagcgccccccccccttttgttgCCTTTGACCTACAGGAGAAGAGCGGCTCCACTGTGCCTTCCATCCTCAATCGGATGCAGACCAATCAGACTCCGCCCACCTACAACAAGACCAACAAGTTCACCTCGGGCTTCCAGAACATTGTGGACGCCTACGGAATCGGGAGTTACCGTGAGATGAACCCGGGTGAGCCTGCGTCACGCCTTTCTTTCAACGCCCACGCGGCGTTCTCGCCGTCGCGGCGTGGTACGTTTTCACTCATTTGTGGTTTcgcctccctccccccccctccagcgccGTACACCATCATCaccttccccttcctcttcgcCGTCATGTTCGGCGACATGGGCCACGGCGCGCTCATGACCTGCGCTGCCCTCTACTTGGTGCTGAGAGAGAGCAGGCTGATGGCCCAGAAGACCGACAATGAGGTatgtggccccgccccgccccatcTCGCCGCCTCTGCCTCCGCCTGTCTCGCTGCCGTCGCCTCATCCGAGGAAGCCGTTTGATTTGTCTCCCGATCCTCCTGCGGCAGATGTTCAGCATGGTGTTCGCCGGGCGCTACATCATCCTGCTGATGGGCGTCTTCTCCGTCTACACCGGGATCATCTACAACGACTGCTTCTCCAAGTCGCTCAACGCCTTCGGCTCCGGCTGGAGCGTCAGACCGATG from Brachionichthys hirsutus isolate HB-005 chromosome 16, CSIRO-AGI_Bhir_v1, whole genome shotgun sequence includes these protein-coding regions:
- the atp6v0a1a gene encoding LOW QUALITY PROTEIN: V-type proton ATPase 116 kDa subunit a (The sequence of the model RefSeq protein was modified relative to this genomic sequence to represent the inferred CDS: inserted 1 base in 1 codon; deleted 1 base in 1 codon), whose translation is MGELFRSEEMTLAQLFLQSEAAYCCVSELGEIGLVQFRDLNPDVNVFQRKFVNEVRRCEEMDRKLRFVEKEIRKADIPVVDTGENPEVPFPRDMIDLEATFEKLENELKEINTNQEALKKNFLELTELKHILRRTQQFFDEMEDPSLLEESSVLVDPLDLTRGPPLRLGFVAGVIGRERIPTFERMLWRVCRGNVFLRQADIEDPLEDPTTGDHVHKSVFIIFFQGDQLKNRVKKICEGFRATLYPCPETPQERKEMLAGVNARIEDLQMVLNQTEDHRQRVLQAASKTVRVWFIKVRKMKAIYHTLNLCNIDVTQKCLIAEVWGPISDLDSIQFALRRGTEKSGSTVPSILNRMQTNQTPPTYNKTNKFTSGFQNIVDAYGIGSYREMNPAPYTIITFPFLFAVMFGDMGHGALMTCAALYLVLRESRLMAQKTDNEMFSMVFAGRYIILLMGVFSVYTGIIYNDCFSKSLNAFGSGWSVRPMFDRSAGGNWTIKDVEDNKILQLDPVVGGVFKGPYPIGIDPIWNMAANKLTFLNSFKMKMSVILGVTHMIFGVCLSLFNRLYFKKPLDIYLGFIPEIVFLTSLFGYLVILIFYKWISYDASMSKVAPSILITFINMFLFKSIEPGNALYSGQRGLQIFLVLVALACVPCMLIVKTLILRRQYLWRKNLGTQNFGGXRVANGPTEDEAEIIQHDQLALNSEDEHERCLLSPAVKAPAEEEFEFGDVAVHQAIHTIEFCLGCISNTASYLRLWALSLAHAQLSEVLWSMVMHIGLASRSLAGFVLLSIVFVFFAVLTVAILLIMEGLSAFLHALRLHWVEFQNKFYSGQGVKFLPFTFEGILDGKFDD